AGGGCACTTGTGAGTGAAATGAATCTGTAGATCAGATGATTTGATTATGGTTTTGTGCCTTGGAATCAATCTATGAAACTCTTTAGTGTTCTGtgacaagttttatttttctatgaTGGTGTAATGAGTAGAAAATGAACTGATTCAGTTGGTGTGTTTACTTGCAGTGCTGTCCATCTTGGGAGATTAAGTAGCCTGAACCTGGAGATAAGATCTTGGTGCATCTTCTCATAAGAGTGAGTGTTTGGAGATTTTTATGGCTACGAGAACTCTTGTAGTTTGAAGAGAGACTCCCACAAGCTGTGAACCGGGTCATGAATGCGTGGCTAGGGACATGCTCGAACCAAGGGGAGCGGACATACCTTTATTGTTCTTGGTTTTGGTTGTGTTTCCTGTGGTAGCTTACATATTATTAGGTAAATGGAGTGATATTTCTAAAAAGAGAGGGAGGGCTAACTTGCTGGCTCAGATGGCAGCTGAAGAAGCTTTTATAGCTGAGACCGAAGTTAATGTGAATAGGGGTGTAAGATTTGAGGCTGCGGCTACAGAGAATAGAGGTCTAAGAACCAAGACCAAGGCCGCCGTTTCTGCTGCGAGTGGTGCTGTAAGAGATGATTTTGTGTCTGGTGTGAGTGGGACTGTCGCTGAGCAGAGATATGAGTCTGTGGCTGCTACGTGTGGGGTCCCTGTTAGTAATGAGTTTCATGTATGTGCAAGGTGTTTTAGTCCTGCTAAGACACGCTGCTCGAGATGCAAATCTGTTAGATACTGGTATACTTCCACCTCCCGCTTTGATTTCATATACGTTTAAGAGATATACTTGTTGCAGACAATATAACCAATGAAGGACTTGATTTTTGACGTTTTGCAGCTCTGGGCAGTGCCAAATAATTCACTGGAGGCTAGCTCATAAAGATGAATGTATCCCTGTGGAGGCTTGCTCTTCTTCATCTGAGAGGGCTTCCTTTGAGAATGAGTCTGTTTTGCATGACCAAGACATGGATGCTACAATGTATAGTAACGGTACCAAGCAGAAAGCGAAGGGAAAGACTTCAAAAAGCTCTGTAGAATTTGAAAGCTTGGGTATCTCTACACCACAAGTCAACACGCCAGGGAGAAAAAGCGTAGGAAAACCAAATTCTTCTAAGTCCAACAGAGAATCATTTAGTGGTGAAGCTGCTTGTGCTGGTGGAGAATACAAGAAGGGTCAGACAAAACATAAGGTAAGCTATTCTTGATCATCTTTATCTCTCTGTATCAATTATCCAAACCAGTTATGCTTTCTTGCTAAAAGTCTGCATGGTGCTTGAAATTTAATCCTAGTGATTGTGTTTGTAGTCGAGAAGCACAATCGGTGCTGCTGTGGAAACAAATTCTAGAAGGCATTCTGTTGATAACTCATGTATGCAAATGAATGGACAAGCTTTTGTAAGTGGTATGCAAGAAACTTGTGAAAGCAATTTGGGAGCAAGAGGCTCTTTTGGTTGTCCAAACGCACAATATCCTTCCAACGGTGAGACCTAAAGCTAATAAAAGTTACTATAGTTGAGGCTTAATAGAGTTTGAGATTTGCATCTTCTAATGTGGATTGAATTAAACAGGGACCAGAACTGCTACACTGCGCAAATCCGGAGAACAACCATGCACAGAGACGAGTAAGAAGGGACTGGTCCCTGCAGTATCAAGTGAGTGTCTCTGAGATTTTTCTTTAACATAAGAATTTTCTTGTAGTAGTGTCTCATGTTTATATCTATAATCCAGAGACTGTTAGGTCTAAGGATACATGCATTGCTGAAGAAAGCAATGGTATCTCCTCAACCATgggtttaatgaaaatgatgggTTTAAGAAACTCTACAAAGCATGGTGATCGACATCAAAACCTGAGAGTTAGTTCCCTGTCTATATAATTGTCTCTTTGCTAATTCAATTCTATCTCTAGTTTCCTATTTTTCTGAGTCAATGTCTCTTATTTTTCAGATGATTTTTCCATATGAGGAGTTTGTTAAGTTCTTTCAATGTGAGGTGTTTTACTTATCACCTAGAGGCCTCGTGAATTGTGGAAACAGGTCTTGCTTCATTTACTTCCTTTCAATCTTTTAACTGGCAAAATTGAGCAAGATTCATTTTGTGTAAATGACCATATGCTTTCTTTAACTTACTATACCTTTTTCTTCTCCAGTTGCTATGCAAACGCTGTCTTGCAATCTTTAACATGCACAAAGCCACTCGTTGCTTATTTGCTTCAACGATCACATTCAAGATCTTGTAATACTTTTTCCAATCTTTTCCCAATTCATCGTGTAGTATTTAGATTTTTACAGGTTTACTTGATCACTTCTGACAGCGATAATGTTAATTCTTTTGAAATAGGTTCTGGGAAAGATTGGTGCCTTATGTGTGAACTTGAGCAACATGTAATGATGCTTAGAGAATCTGGAGGTCCACTTTCTGCTAGCAGAATTCTCTCACAGATGCGGAGTATAAATTGTCAGATTGGTGATGGGAGTCAAGAAGATGCTCATGAGTTCTTAAGGTTtttcttcctagtccttttcaGATGTGACTTTGTGAATCCTCTCTTCTTAATGCGATTTCgacattttaattttgatttctcTTATCCATTTTACTTGGATGCAGGCTTTTAGTTGCCTCTATGCAATCAATATGTTTGGAGAGACTTGGAGGTGAGACTAAAGTGGATCCAAGACTGCAAGAAACAACCTTAGTTCAACATATGTTTGGTGGACGTCTCCGCTCAAAGGTGTTTGAATCTCTTAGCTTTTGATGTATATctactttgattttaatttttacacaTTCTCACTGCTTTGTTTCTCTGAAAACCAGGTGAAATGCTTGAGGTGTGGTCATGAATCAGAAAGATACGAGAACATAATGGATCTCACACTAGAGATATACGGATGGGTAGAATCTCTTCAAGATGCGTTGACTCAGTTTACTAGACCAGAAGATCTCGATGGAGAAAATATGTATAGATGCAGCAGGTTAGATCCATACTCCAAattcgcttcttcttcttcttatgtgGTATTGAAACTGAATCATCTCTTTTGTGAAAACTGCATTTGAAAAAGGTGCGCTGGATATGTTAAAGCAAGAAAAGAATTGAGCATTCATGAAGCACCAAACATTCTCACAATTGTTCTTAAGAGATTCCAGGTATAAGTTACTTACTACAG
The sequence above is drawn from the Brassica napus cultivar Da-Ae chromosome A8, Da-Ae, whole genome shotgun sequence genome and encodes:
- the LOC106387600 gene encoding ubiquitin carboxyl-terminal hydrolase 15-like yields the protein MLEPRGADIPLLFLVLVVFPVVAYILLGKWSDISKKRGRANLLAQMAAEEAFIAETEVNVNRGVRFEAAATENRGLRTKTKAAVSAASGAVRDDFVSGVSGTVAEQRYESVAATCGVPVSNEFHVCARCFSPAKTRCSRCKSVRYCSGQCQIIHWRLAHKDECIPVEACSSSSERASFENESVLHDQDMDATMYSNGTKQKAKGKTSKSSVEFESLGISTPQVNTPGRKSVGKPNSSKSNRESFSGEAACAGGEYKKGQTKHKSRSTIGAAVETNSRRHSVDNSCMQMNGQAFVSGMQETCESNLGARGSFGCPNAQYPSNGTRTATLRKSGEQPCTETSKKGLVPAVSKTVRSKDTCIAEESNGISSTMGLMKMMGLRNSTKHGDRHQNLRMIFPYEEFVKFFQCEVFYLSPRGLVNCGNSCYANAVLQSLTCTKPLVAYLLQRSHSRSCSGKDWCLMCELEQHVMMLRESGGPLSASRILSQMRSINCQIGDGSQEDAHEFLRLLVASMQSICLERLGGETKVDPRLQETTLVQHMFGGRLRSKVKCLRCGHESERYENIMDLTLEIYGWVESLQDALTQFTRPEDLDGENMYRCSRCAGYVKARKELSIHEAPNILTIVLKRFQEGRYGKINKCISFPEMLDMIPFMTRTGDVPPLYMLYAVIVHLDTLNASFSGHYISYVKDLRGNWFRIDDSEIHQVPMTQVMSEGAYMLFYMRSYPRPLRGEPNGKAQVRHSLSQPRDEMKEQRKPVNRFKPRADHHKNLESSSEWSLFTSSDEASFTTESTRDSFSTVDYTDGCNVLDSSSPFSIFNNLRHNVEPSPHNTVACRMFSGTKSETRYFVEEETNHNNTVVMDSAPTSHVITSRVCM